The following are encoded together in the Candidatus Methylomirabilota bacterium genome:
- a CDS encoding MATE family efflux transporter, with protein MVEYARSGIRALKQEKDIDRAGIRREVFRLALPVAVSNLLHRMTTAVDIFLVGGLGAPAVAAVGLGQLMVFLTMTVVWAVSTGTMVAVAQRWGADRRAEAGRVAVHGLLVTLVLTIPLAVAGILLAPDAASLLGASVAVQILVGEYCQWVFLAFPATALVHVLTSTMHGAGDTRTPMWIFVILNLIHVSLAVPLIYGYLGLPALGVQGAAIAVASSEVVGVVLLWWQGWARGYLTKGSWDTACIRPIVRVGWPVAIDRILWQAGQVVYFKILLLYGTVAFATHQLGVSIEALSFMPGLAIGVAAATVVGQSVGSGDILRARQGMAEANRLGMLFMSGMGVLFFLFPEPLLRLFTADQEVIRLGIIFLRIAAVSQIPLAVTLVLQGALRGAGDTAYILRVTVLGIWGVRVPLAAAAAWWGLSVAYIWWAFLLDWIARMVLLQRRCRSSRWERTHAKITPVDLGAVAGD; from the coding sequence TTTCGAACCTCCTCCACCGGATGACCACAGCGGTGGATATCTTCCTGGTGGGCGGACTCGGCGCTCCGGCTGTTGCGGCAGTTGGACTCGGTCAGCTGATGGTCTTTCTCACGATGACCGTCGTGTGGGCGGTGAGCACCGGAACGATGGTCGCAGTGGCTCAGCGGTGGGGGGCGGACCGGCGGGCGGAGGCCGGACGCGTAGCGGTTCATGGTCTTCTTGTGACGCTGGTCTTGACGATCCCCCTGGCCGTGGCGGGGATCTTGCTGGCGCCAGATGCGGCCAGCCTTCTCGGAGCTTCGGTCGCAGTGCAGATCCTAGTCGGCGAGTACTGCCAATGGGTATTTCTCGCCTTTCCCGCTACCGCCTTAGTCCATGTCCTGACCTCCACGATGCACGGGGCCGGTGACACCCGGACACCGATGTGGATTTTTGTGATCCTGAACCTCATCCACGTCAGCCTGGCCGTTCCCTTGATCTACGGGTACCTCGGTCTTCCCGCCCTCGGCGTTCAGGGGGCGGCCATCGCGGTCGCATCCTCAGAGGTTGTCGGAGTCGTGCTCCTCTGGTGGCAGGGTTGGGCCAGGGGGTATCTGACCAAGGGAAGCTGGGATACTGCCTGTATCCGTCCTATCGTACGGGTGGGCTGGCCCGTGGCGATTGACCGCATATTGTGGCAGGCAGGCCAGGTGGTCTATTTCAAGATCCTTCTCCTGTACGGCACCGTGGCTTTTGCCACGCACCAGTTAGGGGTGAGTATCGAGGCCCTCTCGTTTATGCCGGGGTTGGCGATCGGGGTGGCTGCAGCGACGGTGGTCGGACAGAGCGTGGGATCAGGGGACATCCTCCGGGCCCGCCAGGGGATGGCGGAGGCTAACCGCCTGGGCATGCTCTTCATGAGTGGGATGGGGGTCCTTTTCTTCCTCTTCCCAGAGCCCCTCCTCCGTCTGTTCACGGCCGATCAAGAGGTGATCCGCCTAGGGATAATCTTCCTCCGGATAGCCGCGGTCAGTCAGATCCCCCTCGCGGTCACGTTGGTACTTCAAGGGGCCCTCCGGGGGGCAGGGGATACCGCGTATATCCTGAGGGTGACGGTCCTCGGAATCTGGGGGGTCCGGGTTCCCCTGGCTGCTGCCGCCGCATGGTGGGGCCTGAGTGTGGCCTATATCTGGTGGGCGTTTCTCTTGGACTGGATCGCCCGGATGGTCCTCCTACAGAGGCGCTGCCGGTCCAGTCGCTGGGAGCGCACACATGCGAAGATCACGCCGGTCGATTTAGGTGCCGTTGCTGGGGATTGA